The DNA segment AAGGATTTTCTCTACCATCCTTCTCGCAAAACCGCGCTGAAAAGAGCTTACAGTTTAATAAACAAGTTTTATCTTACTGACTTCCTTCCGCAATCAAGCAATAATTCTGACAAGGAATTGGCATAAAAGTAAAAAAGCCACCGCATACCTGCGATGGCCTTCTGTAAATTAAGAATCATTTCAGATTATATAATTGCTATAAGATCATGTTTTGTTACTATATGAAATTTATCGCTACCGAAGTCAATCAGCACAGCTTGATTTTCTTTGGTAAACAAAGGCATCAATTCTTTAATTGAGGATCCGGCTTTTACAATTGGATACGGTTTGCCCATTACGGTGTGTAAAGGTTTGTTCAGGACATCTTGATCGGCAGCGAATGCTTGAATTAAGTCTGACTCATCAATAGACCCTACAAATCCTGTACTATCAGTTACTGGAATTTGCGAGATTTTAAATTTGCGCATTCTCATAATTGCGTGCGAAACCAACTCTTCTGTCTTTGCAGTAATAAGCGGTTTGTCAATATGAGATCTGATTGCATCTTCCACAACTTGGAAATCCTCGTCTAGATAACCCATTTCCTTCATCCACTCATCATTAAACATCTTCCCAACATACCTACTCCCCGAATCGTGAAAAAGAACTACTACAACATCTTCAGCTTTAAAGTGCTCTTTTAATTGCAACAATCCTTTGATTGCAGATCCAGCAGAGTTTCCAACAAAAATTCCTTCTTCAAGAGCAATTTTCCTGGTATAAACCGCGGCATCTTTGTCTGTTACTTTCGTAAATCCATCGATTAAAGAAAAGTCTACATTCTTTGGAAGAATGTCTTCACCTATTCCTTCGGTAACATATGAGTAAATTTCGTTTTCATCAAAAATTCCTGTTTCGTGGTATTTTTTAAAGACTGATCCGTAAGTATCAATTCCCCAGATTTTAATATTTGGATTTTTTTCTTTTAGATATTTAGCAACACCTGAAATTGTTCCACCCGTTCCAACACCTACAACAAAGTGAGTAATCTTTCCGTCGGTTTGCTTCCAAATCTCAGGACCTGTCTGCTCATAGTGTGCAATTGCATTTGATGGATTGTCATATTGATTTACATACCATGAATTTGGAGTTTCCTCAGAAAGTCTCTTAGAAACTGAATAATATGAACGTGGATCTGTCGGTTCGACATCAGTAGGACAGACAATAACTTCGGCACCAACGGCTCTCAAGATATCCATTTTCTCTTTGGATTGTTTATCAGAAATCACACAGATTAATTTATATCCCTTTACAATTGCGACCAAAGCCAGACCCATTCCGGTATTTCCTGAAGTTCCTTCGATAATTGTTCCACCGGGTTGCAATACACCGCTTGCTTCCGCATCTTCGATCATTTTGACTGCCATTCTGTCTTTTACCGAATTTCCTGGGTTAAAAGTTTCAATTTTGGCCAAAACTAGAGCTTCAACTTCTTGAGTTACTTTATTTAGACGAACCAATGGCGTGTTACCAATTGTTCCAAGTATATTTTCTGAATAGTTCATTATACTATTTTTTATTTATAATTTTAAAAACACAAAGATACAGATTACTTTAAACCTGACCGAATCGATGTAAATTGCGGTTGATTTTATTGAAAAAAGTTCCACACAAGACCAAATCGCAACATAAAGTCACGGTACGGATAGTGGGGTGAAGAATAGAAGGTATTTCCCGTAAATGGAGAATTAAAGTGTTCGGCCTTTACATAAATTCTAGTCCGCTGAATACGTAAATTCACGAAGAAATCTACCATAGGAAAATTCCCTATCTCCTTCTGATTTTGCACAAACGATTCTCCCAAGATTGGATTGTATTCATTTGCATAAAATTTTGTAAAATAATTTAAAGTTACCCCTGTTTGAAAGTACAGTGCTTTCTTAAATAGATGATCACTATAGTACAAGGTGTTACGAGTCACAAACTCAGGGACGTTTAAAATTGCCTCGGACTGCTGCACCTGTTGATATAGTACTGTATTATCTAAAGCAAACTTCCCGTAGCGAAATTCCTTTCCCGCCTGAATATTTAGGTAATTAATTGACTCTGTATATTGCTGTGGCGTGATTATTTGAAATAAATCTTCAACATCATCCGTAAAATACAAATGATCATTCAAAATTTGATAATTAGCCGAAACGTCAACCCACGGACTTTTTACCGACGCACTGAAGCTATTAATTTTTTCGTTTTTAAAATTATTCGACCAATTATAGCCCAAATAAGAACTTTGTTGCAAGTTGTAAATATGATCAGGGATTTTTGAAAGATTTGTATATTCGAATTCGACAGCCATCCTTTCTGAGAAATTATATAAAAGGTTTCCTTTGATCGTAGAAGACGCAGGACCATTAAAGCTACTGCTGATTAAGCCGCTAATTTCTAGATTGTTTTTCGCGTAAGCGTACTTTCCTCCTGCTCTATTAAGTTCTGTATTAATTGAAGATGGAATAATTTGATTGTCCGCAATTATTATTTTATTATAATAATTATTATCTCTAAAATCTTCAACAAAAAATTCAAATCTACCTAATAAGGAGTTTTCAAATTCGACTCCAAATCTATTATATAATTTATTATAGCGACTTTTATTAATAATTTCACCAGTTTGACTCGCATCACCAAATCGTTGCAGATCGGTTGTAGTACCATCACTGTCAAGAATACTCGAAATCAAAGTTGTTTGTTTAAAATTGTAGGTTTCGTATTCGTAATTAATCTGATGGTTAATCTTCCAATTGGAACTGGCATTTTCTTTATTAATTCGGAATGAATGATCTAAAAAAACACTAGACCCTTTTAATAGTGTTTCGGCATCTTTAAAGTACACTTCAAGTCTCGGCCTCGAATTAAAAGCAGCATCTTCACCTTCAAAATCTTCGTCAGATGTTAGACCGCCATTTTCGCCATTCATTATGTCTTGTGCTACAAAGTGCGCATTGGCAACATAACGTTTGTTATCCGCCGCATAACTAGAAGTAAATCTAAAATTCCCGGTGCTAGAAAGCTGATTGATATATTTGCCCAACGAACGTAGTCCTTTGTAGGCAACAGAAAAATTAAATTGCGGTGAAGTATTAACTGTAATAAAAGCGTCGAGATTCTGACCTTGCTCCATTACGGTTTTAAAATACAGTTCAGTAAAAGGCGTTGCTACAGAATAATAATTGATGTCATCGGTACCCATAAAATTAAACTTCTTTGCATGGTGGCCAGAAGATGGCAAAGTGTTATACTTTTTCAAAGAAAACTTAAGTCTGGTGTAGGATTGACCTTCATTTGCGAATGGCAAAAGCCCAAATAAATCTTTACGCAAATAATTATATTTATATTCCGATTGAATAGTCAAAGAAGTATCAGCATAAATTGTATCTCCCTGCAAGGAGTAGATTTTATACTGGTCGATGCTAGCCTTTGGCAATTCCTCTTTTTTGAAAGCATTGTCGTCGCCGACCTCCTTTTCTTCTTGGCCGAATGAAAGGACGCTGCTACACAATAAAAACAGAACAAATATATTTAGTAATTTCATAGTCATTAAATCGTTCGCAAAAATACATAAAACTATATCTATTTTATGTAAAACTTCAAATTGACTAGCTTAAAAACAAAAAAAGAGTTGTCTTTCGACAACTCTCATTATAACAAAGTTATTTAAAATTATTCTTTCACAAATTTCTTAACAATTACTTTCCCTTGGTATTGGAATTTCACGAAGTAAACACCATTTGAAAGTGACTCAACAGAAACTGCATTATTAACCACTGAAGAATTTAATTGAATTTCTTTTCCTAACATATCTACGAATGAAACATTTTCTACAGTTTCATCATTAGGAGTTGAGAAATTTAAAGTACTTCTTGTAGGGTTTGGGTAAAGAACGATGTTGTTAGAAAAATCAGAACTTGCAACACCTAAAGTAATTCCTGTAGTTCCACTAGCAATAAGTGAAAATACTTGCGAACCACCAGTTAAAGAACCTTTGTGCGTAACCTGAATTGTATAAACTCCTGGTTGAGCATTGTCAATCTGTACTTTCTCGATATTATCAACATTGTTGTCAGTATCTCTCGTAGCCGCATCGGTAGGAGATTCTACATTTAATTTCCAAGGATAATATGGCATATCATCTTTAAAAACTTTTATATCTAAATTGTTTTTTAATCTAGCAATTCTAATATCTTCTTGAGCACCATTTTGCGCGCCAGTTGGATCTGTCCAACAGATTGTAGCCATAATATCTTGAGGCGTGGTAATTGCGAAAGACTTAGTAAACGTTTGATTGTTAGCTAGTGTATTCTCTTCAATAATTGAAGTAGTATTTTTTCCTGAAATAATGGTGGCAGCTTTGGATACATCGATAAGTCCCCAACCAAATTCGTAGTCAGGTCCAACATTATTACCAGCTTCTTTTGCAGAGTGACAAATAAGTCCACGCACTGTAGAAGCACGCATAAAGACCGCATTCAAATTATTATAATGATTTTGAAGTAACATTACCGCGCCTGTTACTGCTGGAGCAGCCATTGATGTTCCACTTGAAATAGAATATTGCGCATTTGTAAGATTTCCACATGAATTAACATTAACTCCTTTTGCCGAGATATCTGGCTTAATTCTTCCATCATCTGTAGGTCCGTAATTACTAAAACTACTCATCTCTACACTCGCAGGACCACTGTAATTTAGTACTTGATTTACCGCAGCAACCGTTAAAGCATTCTTAGAAACTCCGTAGCCAGTAAGCATATCGTAACCTTCCTTATAATCAATCTGATCTAAGTTTGGATTGTTACGGTCGTTTCCAGCCGCAACTACAATTTGATAAAAAGGATACGCATTTGCAATATTATCGATAGAAGAAGCTCCACCGTCGTAATTACCAAAAATCCACATTGGTAAGCTTGCAGTATTATATCCATAAGAGTGGTTAGAAACTAAGTATCCACCTTGTCCAAACGTGTTCATCTCTGCAATATCACCTGTCCAGTCATACGTTTTTGCCAAACCTCCGTACGCAATTCCTCTACGTGTGCTTGATACTCCTGATGCGATGATTGTACCAGTAACGTGAGTTGCATGCGAAGCATAGCCTGTTGCTCCATCACTTAAAGTAACTTTTCCTGCTAATTCATTATGTTGATCTCTTACTCCAGAGCCATCCCAAACTCCAGCAGTAATTCCAGCTCCAGTAACACTCAAGCCAAGAGTACCTCCAGGATAAACATCTGTTGCCCCCATTGTAGTGGCCGAACCTGCATTATTGTTGGTATAAAATATTGGAATATCACCAATAAAGCGATTAGGTACCTTTACATCTGTACCTCCGAATTTATAGTTTCTGATGTATTCAGAAATCTTTGTTTCGTTATTCTTCGACTCTTGTTCAATCTTAAGATTCAATTCTGCTATTGCTTTGGAATCATAGGTAGCGGTAATCTTTGCACGCTCTTTGTTGCTCTGTGCCATTGCTACCGAAGAAGCGAGAATTAGGGTAATTAAATACTTCATTTATGGATTTGTAATAAATTAATAGAAAAGCAAATATAATCAAGAAATATATAAAAACACTATTTCATATATAACTTTATGACAGAGAAAGTATTAAAAATAAAAAAGGGCTGTCATTTCTGACAGCCCTTTTAAAACTCAAATTATGAAAACTAGTAACCAGGATTTTGCTGGTAATTAGGATTTAATTCTCTGTAGTATTTTGGAATTGGCATTTGCCATCTAAAATCACCTGCAGCGATAAAAGTAACATTTGCTGGAGTTCCACTTCCGTCAGAAAATTGACCATCAGTTTCACTTCTATTCAGGTCCATTCCAAGACGTTTCAAGGTATAGAATCTGTCAAATTCGAACGCTAATTCTAATCTTCTTTCTAGTAAGATTGCATCAAGCAAATCTTGTCCAGTTTCTGTACCTGGTGTAAAGTCAGAATATCTTTTAGATCTTAACATATCCAAAGTAGCTAAACCACCACCATTCATTCTGTATTCAGCTTCAGCTTTATTAAGTAAAGCTTCTTCAATTCTGATTACTTTAATATCACCAAGATTTGCAGTTCCGGTTCCTCTACCATCGTATTTAATTACGTGGTTGTAGAATTTACCTGCATACTTAGAATTTGCAATGTATGCAGTTTTTCTAATGTCAGTATCTTTATAAAGATCCATCAACTCTTTTGAAACTACGTACTCTGATTTTCTAGCATTTGCTCCACCTTGGAAGAATACATTACCTGCAGTAATTTGATCTACATCCTGGATTGCCACTTTAAACAATACTCCGTTTACGTTAGCGTCATCCCAAAGTTTCACAAAGTTTGTACCGGTAGCAATTGTACCCATAGTTCCTGTTGCATTGTCTAAAGCTTTCTGTCCGTACAAAGCAGCATTAGGATAGTCACCCATATACAAATATACTCTTGAAAGCAAAGCGTCTACAGCCGACAATGATGCGCGACCCGCTACAACGCTATTACTAGCACTTATTTTATCTTTAGCGATTAATAAATCGTTAATGATATTGTCATAAGAATCTTGTACAGTAGGTCTAGTTGGTCTAAAAAACGGCTCATATGTTTTTAGATAATAAACTCCTAAAGATCCTAGAGCATCTCCTGACTGAGTTGGAATTTTTGAATATGAACGAACTAAGTCAAAATGACCCAATGCACGTACAAATCTAGCTTCACCTTCAAAGTTATCTCTTTCAGGACCTGGAGGTAAAACTCCAATTGCATTAATTACTTTACTTGCCATCTCAGCTGGCCTATAACCTGCCTCGTAAAAATCAAAGTGTGCTGAGTTCTCTGTTGACAACCATCTAAAACCATCTAGGTTAGTACCTCTACCACCCGGGTTGTATATAAGGTTATCAGTCATAACTTCGGTGTCAATTATAAATTCACCTCCGTAACCTGACCCACTTTTCATATAAACGTATGCACCTCTTACAGCGTTTTCAAAGTCAGTTGCGCTTTTCAGCACAGTCGCTTCATTTACTGCATTTAATGGACGATACGTAATATCATCTTCTTGACATGACAAGACAGATAGTGATATCGCCATCAATAAAATTATTTTCTTTTTCATCTTTTAAAAATTAACTGTTAAACCAAATAATACAGTTTTTACTGTTGGATAAGAATATCCTAAGAACTGTCCTGGAACTAATGATTCGGTAGTACTAGAACCATCAGATGCTTCATTATTACCAATTCCAATTTCTGGATCTCCGTCAAATTTAGTCCAAGTCGCTAAATTTTGTATAGTACAATAAATTCTAACTTTGTCTAAAGGCAATTGTTTGAACATATCTCCGCTGAATGTATAACCAACGTTAAGATTTCTCCATCTAATATAACTTGCATCTTCCAAAAATCTATCTGTTACATAATTTGTCTCAACACCACCATTTAATTGATATGGAGCAGGCAAAGTTGCATCAGTGTTTTCTGGTGTCCAGTAGTCAAATGCTCTAACATCTTGATTTGCTGCAACACCACCACTACCATCAGCAAGGTGATCAAAATTTCT comes from the Flavobacterium ardleyense genome and includes:
- a CDS encoding pyridoxal-phosphate dependent enzyme — translated: MNYSENILGTIGNTPLVRLNKVTQEVEALVLAKIETFNPGNSVKDRMAVKMIEDAEASGVLQPGGTIIEGTSGNTGMGLALVAIVKGYKLICVISDKQSKEKMDILRAVGAEVIVCPTDVEPTDPRSYYSVSKRLSEETPNSWYVNQYDNPSNAIAHYEQTGPEIWKQTDGKITHFVVGVGTGGTISGVAKYLKEKNPNIKIWGIDTYGSVFKKYHETGIFDENEIYSYVTEGIGEDILPKNVDFSLIDGFTKVTDKDAAVYTRKIALEEGIFVGNSAGSAIKGLLQLKEHFKAEDVVVVLFHDSGSRYVGKMFNDEWMKEMGYLDEDFQVVEDAIRSHIDKPLITAKTEELVSHAIMRMRKFKISQIPVTDSTGFVGSIDESDLIQAFAADQDVLNKPLHTVMGKPYPIVKAGSSIKELMPLFTKENQAVLIDFGSDKFHIVTKHDLIAII
- a CDS encoding putative porin — its product is MKLLNIFVLFLLCSSVLSFGQEEKEVGDDNAFKKEELPKASIDQYKIYSLQGDTIYADTSLTIQSEYKYNYLRKDLFGLLPFANEGQSYTRLKFSLKKYNTLPSSGHHAKKFNFMGTDDINYYSVATPFTELYFKTVMEQGQNLDAFITVNTSPQFNFSVAYKGLRSLGKYINQLSSTGNFRFTSSYAADNKRYVANAHFVAQDIMNGENGGLTSDEDFEGEDAAFNSRPRLEVYFKDAETLLKGSSVFLDHSFRINKENASSNWKINHQINYEYETYNFKQTTLISSILDSDGTTTDLQRFGDASQTGEIINKSRYNKLYNRFGVEFENSLLGRFEFFVEDFRDNNYYNKIIIADNQIIPSSINTELNRAGGKYAYAKNNLEISGLISSSFNGPASSTIKGNLLYNFSERMAVEFEYTNLSKIPDHIYNLQQSSYLGYNWSNNFKNEKINSFSASVKSPWVDVSANYQILNDHLYFTDDVEDLFQIITPQQYTESINYLNIQAGKEFRYGKFALDNTVLYQQVQQSEAILNVPEFVTRNTLYYSDHLFKKALYFQTGVTLNYFTKFYANEYNPILGESFVQNQKEIGNFPMVDFFVNLRIQRTRIYVKAEHFNSPFTGNTFYSSPHYPYRDFMLRFGLVWNFFQ
- a CDS encoding S8 family serine peptidase; its protein translation is MKYLITLILASSVAMAQSNKERAKITATYDSKAIAELNLKIEQESKNNETKISEYIRNYKFGGTDVKVPNRFIGDIPIFYTNNNAGSATTMGATDVYPGGTLGLSVTGAGITAGVWDGSGVRDQHNELAGKVTLSDGATGYASHATHVTGTIIASGVSSTRRGIAYGGLAKTYDWTGDIAEMNTFGQGGYLVSNHSYGYNTASLPMWIFGNYDGGASSIDNIANAYPFYQIVVAAGNDRNNPNLDQIDYKEGYDMLTGYGVSKNALTVAAVNQVLNYSGPASVEMSSFSNYGPTDDGRIKPDISAKGVNVNSCGNLTNAQYSISSGTSMAAPAVTGAVMLLQNHYNNLNAVFMRASTVRGLICHSAKEAGNNVGPDYEFGWGLIDVSKAATIISGKNTTSIIEENTLANNQTFTKSFAITTPQDIMATICWTDPTGAQNGAQEDIRIARLKNNLDIKVFKDDMPYYPWKLNVESPTDAATRDTDNNVDNIEKVQIDNAQPGVYTIQVTHKGSLTGGSQVFSLIASGTTGITLGVASSDFSNNIVLYPNPTRSTLNFSTPNDETVENVSFVDMLGKEIQLNSSVVNNAVSVESLSNGVYFVKFQYQGKVIVKKFVKE
- a CDS encoding RagB/SusD family nutrient uptake outer membrane protein, with product MKKKIILLMAISLSVLSCQEDDITYRPLNAVNEATVLKSATDFENAVRGAYVYMKSGSGYGGEFIIDTEVMTDNLIYNPGGRGTNLDGFRWLSTENSAHFDFYEAGYRPAEMASKVINAIGVLPPGPERDNFEGEARFVRALGHFDLVRSYSKIPTQSGDALGSLGVYYLKTYEPFFRPTRPTVQDSYDNIINDLLIAKDKISASNSVVAGRASLSAVDALLSRVYLYMGDYPNAALYGQKALDNATGTMGTIATGTNFVKLWDDANVNGVLFKVAIQDVDQITAGNVFFQGGANARKSEYVVSKELMDLYKDTDIRKTAYIANSKYAGKFYNHVIKYDGRGTGTANLGDIKVIRIEEALLNKAEAEYRMNGGGLATLDMLRSKRYSDFTPGTETGQDLLDAILLERRLELAFEFDRFYTLKRLGMDLNRSETDGQFSDGSGTPANVTFIAAGDFRWQMPIPKYYRELNPNYQQNPGY